A single region of the Lotus japonicus ecotype B-129 chromosome 4, LjGifu_v1.2 genome encodes:
- the LOC130713996 gene encoding uncharacterized protein LOC130713996 → MANASQPSSITVPIFNGENYDYWSAKMKTYFCFQDCWDVVEEGYTTPADTSALTAAQKKELKENKLKDSKALFTLQQAVTDAIFPRILGSKSAKEAWDTLKEEFQGSDKVNPVNQYAIRNGWTSNGSALTPATVGPFRPACLLHHTKVVRSAVNP, encoded by the exons ATGGCTAACGCCTCCCAACCTTCATCTATCACTGTCCCTATTTTCAATGGGGAAAACTATGATTATTGGAGTGCAAAAATGAAGACATATTTTTGCTTCCAAGATTGTTGGGATGTCGTGGAAGAAGGATATACTACTCCTGCAGATACTTCAGCTCTCACTGCAGCACAAAAGAAAGAGCTGAAGGAGAATAAGCTCAAAGATTCAAAGGCGCTATTCACTTTGCAACAGGCAGTGACCGACGCAATTTTTCCAAGAATATTGGGTTCTAAAAGTGCAAAAGAGGCTTGGGATACGTTAAAGGAGGAGTTCCAAGGTAGCGACAAG gttaacccagtcaaccaatatgcaatccggaacggatggacatcaaatggatcagccctaacaccagccacggtgggaccatttcggcccgcgtgcctcttacaccacacaaaggtagtcagatcagcagtaaacccgtag